A window from Exiguobacterium marinum DSM 16307 encodes these proteins:
- the ytvI gene encoding sporulation integral membrane protein YtvI: MSSARLWQLLRFVLVVIGLFMFTWVLNILFEYTYPFVFALLLSLMTVPLVNFFERKTNMPRALGTLISLVIVLSIVVGIITIVIIQLIHYATIAAERLPEQIETFTEFIQRVFNEKIAPLVNDAYESYQQLNPGQTTSLEGGITELGVQLAAAIGVLSRGVASVLQSMLAALPLVLLLVVVIVLAWFFITKDWPSYIDSLNRLNKRKGFKEFEEVMINLKSALFGYVRAQFTLISITFGIVLVGMFILRIDNPLSFALLAGFFDLLPYLGVGTLLIPWAAYAAVSGDWFVSIGLIVLYIVVIVQRNLAEPKIVGSHIGLNPLAALISIFVGLKLFGVLGFIVGPVLAVLLKALYNAKVFHYMWRFIVGPPTTTAKER; encoded by the coding sequence ATGTCATCGGCAAGACTTTGGCAATTGCTTCGATTCGTACTCGTTGTGATTGGTTTATTTATGTTCACCTGGGTATTGAACATACTTTTTGAATATACGTATCCTTTCGTATTTGCCCTTCTCTTATCCTTGATGACCGTCCCGCTCGTCAATTTTTTTGAACGAAAAACAAATATGCCACGCGCACTCGGTACACTCATTTCCTTAGTCATCGTGCTCAGCATCGTCGTCGGTATCATTACCATTGTTATCATTCAATTGATTCACTACGCAACAATTGCTGCAGAGAGACTCCCTGAACAAATCGAGACGTTCACCGAATTCATCCAACGGGTATTCAATGAGAAAATAGCGCCGCTCGTCAATGATGCGTACGAGAGCTATCAACAGCTAAACCCCGGGCAGACGACATCTTTAGAAGGTGGAATCACGGAACTCGGCGTCCAACTCGCTGCTGCGATCGGCGTTCTCTCACGAGGAGTCGCAAGTGTCCTACAGAGCATGTTAGCTGCCCTCCCGCTCGTCTTACTACTCGTTGTCGTCATTGTTCTCGCTTGGTTCTTCATCACAAAAGATTGGCCATCATATATCGATTCACTTAATCGTTTGAATAAACGTAAAGGTTTTAAAGAATTTGAGGAAGTGATGATCAATCTTAAATCCGCCCTTTTTGGCTATGTACGAGCTCAATTCACTCTTATTTCTATCACGTTCGGAATCGTACTTGTCGGCATGTTCATCCTTCGTATCGACAACCCCCTTTCCTTCGCTCTACTTGCAGGGTTCTTTGACCTGTTACCATATTTAGGGGTCGGGACGTTGCTTATTCCATGGGCAGCCTATGCCGCTGTGTCAGGGGACTGGTTTGTTTCAATCGGGTTGATTGTGTTGTATATCGTCGTTATCGTCCAACGCAACTTGGCTGAACCGAAGATTGTCGGCTCCCATATTGGCTTGAACCCACTGGCCGCACTCATCTCAATTTTTGTCGGTTTGAAGCTATTCGGTGTATTAGGTTTCATCGTCGGACCCGTGCTTGCCGTTCTCTTAAAGGCGCTATACAACGCCAAAGTGTTTCATTATATGTGGCGGTTCATCGTTGGACCGCCTACGACGACAGCAAAAGAGCGATGA
- a CDS encoding flavodoxin domain-containing protein — protein sequence MNIAIICHSMSGNTEEVATLIEATHHHRGDSVVRYDADRVGYREAQSLATFDLVYFGSYTWADGVLPEEMKDTFRLVLKELNVPIRQAAVFGTGDKMFVHFCRAVDEMAYHLSKYGIPLAGELLKIEQSPRNQPYNVQHWAERMAHHVEEGVMHHVDSENQIIVAQTS from the coding sequence ATGAACATCGCAATCATTTGTCACTCGATGAGTGGAAACACGGAAGAAGTGGCAACGCTCATCGAAGCGACACATCATCACCGTGGCGACTCGGTCGTCCGCTATGATGCCGATCGAGTCGGTTATCGTGAAGCTCAGTCCCTCGCTACATTCGATCTCGTCTATTTTGGTTCTTATACATGGGCAGATGGCGTCTTACCAGAGGAAATGAAAGACACGTTCCGTCTCGTGTTGAAAGAATTAAATGTGCCGATTCGGCAAGCAGCGGTATTCGGAACGGGTGACAAGATGTTTGTTCACTTCTGTCGTGCGGTCGATGAGATGGCGTACCACCTTTCGAAATACGGAATTCCGCTTGCCGGTGAACTACTCAAAATCGAGCAGTCACCACGTAACCAACCATACAACGTCCAACATTGGGCAGAACGAATGGCTCACCATGTAGAAGAAGGAGTAATGCACCATGTCGATTCAGAAAATCAAATTATTGTCGCCCAAACATCCTAA
- a CDS encoding MazG nucleotide pyrophosphohydrolase domain-containing protein, whose translation MNVREVQQKIDEMILHLGGYWRPLSGLARLLEEVGEVGGALRRGAMDELKEELLDVLVISTCLANQYAIQLRQPEANTEGETQEQLYFQIVEEAGEVARILNAYEGDKKLKPNRHGQSLQRHIEQLQCAVLSIGTLSNLHLFDSLFDLIEEKSNRDFGRFDHTPDPITEASVRTYMRHQSGRYWGGIPVQSFERFDRYIEREHHIERFYRIASIEGLDGFVIHQKRDGLIRVEDFLVTDGFMITVEDYESERFLVIRPIQ comes from the coding sequence ATGAACGTGAGAGAGGTTCAACAAAAAATTGATGAGATGATTCTTCATTTAGGTGGCTATTGGAGACCTTTATCCGGTCTGGCAAGATTGTTAGAAGAAGTGGGGGAAGTGGGAGGAGCATTGCGAAGAGGTGCGATGGATGAATTAAAAGAAGAGTTGCTCGATGTCCTTGTCATCTCGACGTGTCTGGCGAATCAATATGCGATTCAACTCCGACAACCGGAAGCGAACACTGAAGGAGAGACGCAAGAACAGCTTTATTTTCAAATCGTTGAAGAAGCGGGCGAAGTGGCTCGAATTTTGAACGCTTATGAAGGAGATAAGAAGCTGAAACCGAACCGGCATGGACAGTCGCTTCAACGCCATATCGAGCAATTGCAATGTGCCGTTTTATCAATCGGTACATTGAGTAACCTCCATTTGTTCGATTCACTGTTCGACCTGATCGAAGAAAAATCGAATCGTGACTTTGGTCGCTTCGATCATACACCGGACCCCATCACGGAAGCATCCGTTCGTACTTATATGAGGCACCAATCAGGTCGCTACTGGGGTGGAATTCCGGTTCAATCATTTGAACGGTTCGACCGATATATAGAACGAGAACATCATATAGAGCGTTTCTATCGAATCGCTTCAATTGAAGGATTAGATGGATTTGTGATTCATCAAAAACGAGATGGACTTATTCGAGTCGAGGATTTTCTTGTTACAGACGGGTTCATGATAACAGTAGAAGACTATGAATCGGAGCGGTTTTTAGTCATTCGGCCGATTCAATAA
- a CDS encoding N-acetylmuramoyl-L-alanine amidase yields the protein MKMKLLKVALILTVLLFGMQLPSVEAATYDGETTVNLNIRTKPSLSGTVVKTLPRGTKVEYGTYNQSWHKVYVNNRTYYASAQYIRKLSSTSNSLTTQSTTSTGVTTANLNIRVTSHRSATIVTTLKKGTEVKYAVHNSSWAKVYLNGKTYYAAKAYIAPKLTESNVERVDGYTNRDLKLFSERNQRSKVQKVLPKNTAVVSSKYNSSWSIVYLGNETYYTPTWGITPGELDTGVEKKDGYANRDLKLFSERNQRSKVQKVLPLNTAVVSSKYNSSWSIVYLGNETYYTPTAWISTSKTPTEPPTSTEPNDGLTQGYANRTVNLFGKTHQSSPIQLVLPKYTAVSYKAYNSSWSTVHIGSKVYYTASSWLTKGKAPAAPEAAPKGTVYINTPGDVLNVRSKASLDSNVVGQLKHTTAVSHYGTVNGFHKIKYNGQDAYISSAFVMTTKPSTSTGTVIILDPGHGGKDPGALNGSLYEKTIVLDVTKRVEAYLRSKYDYNVRLTRSTDVYLTLGERVAAAKSLRGDLFVSMHVNAAGSSAAKGLETFYSSQSAHSSRSRVLASNIQSNLASKMSGMSNRGVKTANYYVITYNTMPSALVELGFISSPTDLTYLRSNTSRQRMAEGVAEGIAKYVQTYY from the coding sequence ATGAAAATGAAACTATTGAAAGTTGCCCTCATCTTAACGGTTCTATTGTTCGGGATGCAACTTCCGTCTGTCGAAGCTGCTACTTACGATGGAGAAACGACTGTCAATTTGAACATTCGTACGAAACCTAGTCTAAGTGGAACGGTAGTGAAAACATTACCGAGAGGCACGAAAGTAGAGTATGGTACGTATAATCAATCTTGGCATAAAGTGTATGTAAACAATCGTACATATTACGCCTCGGCCCAGTACATTCGTAAACTTTCATCCACCTCAAATTCGTTGACGACCCAGTCGACAACGTCTACCGGTGTGACTACTGCGAACTTAAACATCCGCGTCACGTCCCATCGATCAGCGACGATTGTGACCACGCTTAAGAAAGGGACGGAAGTGAAGTACGCTGTTCACAATTCGTCTTGGGCAAAGGTTTATTTAAATGGTAAGACGTACTATGCCGCAAAAGCCTATATCGCACCAAAGCTCACAGAGTCGAATGTCGAACGGGTGGACGGCTATACAAATCGTGATTTGAAGTTATTCTCTGAACGAAACCAGCGTTCGAAAGTGCAGAAAGTCCTTCCGAAAAACACGGCTGTCGTCTCGAGTAAATATAACTCGAGCTGGTCGATTGTCTATCTTGGAAATGAAACGTATTACACACCGACTTGGGGAATCACACCAGGCGAATTGGATACAGGTGTGGAGAAGAAAGACGGATATGCGAATCGTGATTTGAAATTATTCTCTGAACGAAACCAACGTTCGAAAGTTCAGAAAGTCCTTCCATTAAACACGGCTGTCGTCTCGAGCAAATATAATTCGAGCTGGTCGATCGTCTATCTTGGAAATGAAACATATTACACACCGACTGCTTGGATCTCTACATCGAAAACGCCAACGGAACCACCGACGTCAACGGAGCCGAATGACGGACTCACACAAGGGTATGCGAACCGAACGGTCAACTTGTTCGGAAAAACGCACCAGAGTTCACCTATCCAGCTCGTTCTTCCAAAGTATACGGCCGTCTCCTATAAGGCCTACAACTCGAGTTGGTCGACGGTTCATATCGGCTCGAAAGTATACTACACAGCGAGTTCGTGGTTGACGAAAGGGAAAGCCCCTGCAGCACCGGAAGCTGCACCGAAAGGGACGGTATACATCAACACACCGGGCGATGTATTGAATGTGCGCTCGAAAGCAAGTCTTGATTCGAACGTGGTTGGTCAGCTCAAGCACACTACAGCTGTTTCTCACTATGGAACAGTGAACGGGTTCCATAAAATCAAATATAACGGACAAGATGCCTATATTTCTTCAGCTTTCGTTATGACAACAAAACCAAGTACATCTACTGGGACTGTCATCATTCTCGATCCTGGACATGGTGGGAAAGACCCTGGAGCACTAAATGGTTCTTTGTATGAAAAAACGATTGTTCTTGATGTCACAAAGCGTGTCGAGGCATATCTTCGTTCGAAATACGATTACAATGTGCGACTCACACGCTCAACAGATGTCTATTTAACACTTGGTGAACGCGTAGCTGCAGCTAAATCATTACGCGGTGACTTATTCGTCAGCATGCACGTCAACGCAGCGGGTTCTTCTGCCGCCAAAGGTTTAGAGACGTTCTATTCTTCACAGTCTGCGCATAGTTCTCGGAGTCGTGTACTTGCATCAAACATTCAAAGTAACTTGGCAAGTAAGATGAGCGGAATGTCTAACCGAGGGGTAAAGACGGCGAACTATTACGTGATTACGTATAATACGATGCCATCTGCACTCGTCGAATTAGGATTCATCTCTTCGCCGACAGACTTAACTTACCTTCGCAGTAATACTTCTCGTCAGCGTATGGCAGAAGGTGTGGCTGAAGGAATTGCTAAATATGTTCAAACATACTATTGA
- a CDS encoding DUF429 domain-containing protein yields the protein MVGVGIDGARGGWVRITYDSISLCLTISETIEELLIDGAMHFVDMPKDLGTVDHPSRECDAWMRSRLSQRKSSVFTPPIQEVLHEATYEEANERSRALVGKGISKQAWHLVPRIREFQRVEAENVYESHPEVCFSVMLGQEAAHRKKTSEGQEERIELLRKYSKSSPWKWKMSNVQVDDIIDACILAVAAYEAGTSGLLLHPSKTHEPNVAVPQMKKER from the coding sequence ATGGTAGGAGTAGGGATTGATGGTGCACGTGGCGGCTGGGTACGGATCACATACGACAGCATCTCGCTTTGTTTAACGATTTCGGAAACGATAGAGGAACTACTGATCGACGGTGCCATGCATTTTGTGGATATGCCGAAAGATTTAGGGACGGTTGACCATCCAAGTCGCGAATGCGATGCGTGGATGCGGAGCCGACTCAGTCAACGAAAGTCGTCCGTCTTCACCCCGCCGATTCAAGAGGTGTTGCATGAAGCGACGTATGAGGAAGCAAACGAAAGAAGTCGGGCGTTGGTTGGTAAAGGGATTAGTAAACAAGCTTGGCATCTCGTTCCGCGTATCCGTGAGTTTCAACGCGTGGAAGCAGAGAACGTCTACGAGTCGCATCCGGAAGTCTGTTTTTCGGTCATGTTGGGACAAGAGGCGGCACATCGGAAAAAGACGAGCGAGGGTCAGGAAGAGAGAATCGAGTTGCTTCGGAAGTATTCCAAAAGCTCTCCTTGGAAATGGAAGATGTCGAACGTGCAAGTGGATGATATTATCGATGCCTGCATTCTAGCAGTAGCGGCGTACGAAGCCGGGACAAGCGGTCTTTTGCTACATCCAAGTAAAACACATGAGCCCAATGTGGCTGTACCTCAAATGAAAAAAGAGCGATGA
- a CDS encoding ribonucleotide-diphosphate reductase subunit beta, with the protein MSIQKIKLLSPKHPNRATAIIGGETSSIVNWNDIAYPQFYTIYKQLLSNFWIPDEISMSKDMQQWSQLTEREQDAFKRIIGLLSILDSVQTRYILESSMFSSDSSVHAVLAVIAQQEVVHNQSYSYVLSSLVPLAEQNRIFDIAKDDEMVMKRNQFILDLYEDFRETPNAENFAKSLVASVILEGINFYSGFAYFYNLARHQKMVGTSTMISYIQRDEMQHSYFISQLLRAVLTENPKIDADGQFSQFVYDTMAEAVDLEIEWCEYVLRDLDGLDVSEMRDYVKYLANKRLRVIGLNDLYEGFDEDVMPWIRAYSDDSLNATKSDFFEQKSRSYAKVTDANGFDDL; encoded by the coding sequence ATGTCGATTCAGAAAATCAAATTATTGTCGCCCAAACATCCTAACCGGGCAACTGCCATCATCGGTGGTGAAACGAGCTCAATCGTCAACTGGAACGACATCGCGTATCCTCAGTTCTATACGATTTACAAACAGTTGCTATCCAACTTTTGGATTCCCGATGAGATCTCGATGTCGAAAGACATGCAACAATGGTCGCAGCTGACCGAACGTGAACAGGATGCATTCAAACGAATCATCGGACTGTTATCGATTCTCGACTCGGTCCAGACACGTTATATCCTCGAGTCTTCGATGTTCTCATCCGACTCTTCGGTTCACGCAGTGCTTGCGGTCATTGCGCAACAAGAAGTCGTACACAACCAATCGTATAGCTATGTCTTATCAAGTCTCGTGCCACTAGCTGAACAAAATCGCATCTTCGACATCGCTAAAGATGACGAAATGGTCATGAAACGAAACCAATTTATTTTGGACCTATACGAAGATTTCCGTGAAACGCCTAATGCAGAGAACTTCGCGAAATCACTCGTCGCATCCGTCATCCTAGAAGGAATCAACTTCTACTCAGGCTTCGCTTATTTCTATAATCTCGCTCGTCACCAAAAGATGGTCGGTACATCGACGATGATCAGTTACATCCAACGTGACGAGATGCAACATTCATACTTCATCAGTCAGCTCTTACGTGCCGTATTGACAGAAAATCCTAAGATTGATGCAGATGGACAGTTCAGTCAATTCGTATACGACACGATGGCAGAAGCGGTCGACCTCGAGATCGAATGGTGTGAATATGTTCTCCGCGACCTCGATGGACTCGACGTCAGTGAAATGCGTGATTACGTCAAATACTTGGCGAACAAACGCTTACGCGTCATCGGCCTAAACGACTTGTATGAAGGATTTGACGAAGATGTCATGCCATGGATCCGTGCCTATTCAGACGACTCGCTCAATGCGACAAAATCTGACTTCTTCGAACAGAAGTCACGTTCTTATGCGAAAGTGACAGACGCGAACGGATTTGATGATTTATAA
- a CDS encoding leucyl aminopeptidase: MYQIAQLNWTDSYETMVVGIGAADSIDKGLDTLFGGRVKALIQSGDLSTKTGEVTLLPTFAGETARVLFVGLGQRNDMTTENVRNWFGKVAKVIKGRGFKNVAVALETFTDGAARMFTEAYEMATYEHPTYKSEPKQTVEEPTITLLGDVDQKDIDAGVAYGKGVNVARELTMMPANILTAETLADYAVELAKRHDFKYRILEKEEMESLGMGALLAVNQGSTIPPKLIVIEYRGADEEAPIAVVGKGVTFDTGGYSIKPKDGIVGMKGDMGGAATILGLFETLGLTRPKRNVIGIIGATDNMISGDAFKPDDVITAMNGKTIEVLNTDAEGRLVLADAVTFAKTYEPTAIIDVATLTGGVLVALGTDVTGCLTNDDTLYRSLETASRETNELVWQMPYFDVFIDKVRKSEVADLNNSPGRFGHMIFGGAFVGEFVGDTPWLHLDIAGTSERAAANDLGPKGPTGVMVRTLARMIESWER; this comes from the coding sequence ATGTATCAAATTGCCCAATTAAATTGGACAGATTCATATGAGACGATGGTCGTCGGAATCGGCGCGGCTGATTCAATCGATAAAGGACTCGACACATTGTTCGGAGGACGCGTCAAAGCGCTCATTCAGTCAGGAGACCTGTCAACAAAAACGGGAGAAGTGACATTGCTGCCGACATTCGCTGGCGAAACGGCACGAGTCTTGTTTGTCGGACTTGGTCAGCGGAACGACATGACGACAGAGAACGTTCGGAACTGGTTCGGGAAAGTGGCGAAAGTCATAAAGGGTCGTGGGTTTAAAAACGTTGCGGTAGCACTCGAAACGTTTACCGATGGTGCGGCACGTATGTTCACAGAAGCATATGAAATGGCGACGTATGAACATCCTACATACAAATCTGAGCCGAAACAAACGGTTGAAGAGCCGACGATCACACTCCTTGGTGACGTGGATCAAAAGGACATCGATGCCGGTGTCGCCTATGGAAAAGGGGTCAACGTTGCACGCGAGTTAACGATGATGCCAGCCAATATTTTGACAGCGGAGACACTGGCGGATTACGCGGTCGAGTTAGCGAAACGACATGATTTCAAATACCGCATCCTTGAAAAAGAAGAGATGGAATCCCTCGGCATGGGCGCATTGCTCGCAGTCAACCAAGGTTCGACGATTCCACCGAAATTGATTGTAATCGAGTATCGCGGTGCGGATGAAGAAGCTCCGATCGCCGTTGTCGGGAAGGGTGTCACGTTTGATACGGGCGGCTATTCAATCAAGCCGAAGGATGGCATCGTCGGGATGAAGGGGGACATGGGTGGTGCAGCTACCATCCTCGGATTATTCGAGACCCTTGGATTGACGCGACCAAAACGTAACGTGATCGGAATTATCGGTGCGACGGACAACATGATTTCAGGTGATGCGTTCAAACCGGATGATGTGATTACAGCGATGAACGGAAAGACGATCGAAGTATTGAACACCGATGCAGAAGGACGTCTCGTCTTAGCGGATGCTGTCACATTTGCCAAAACGTACGAACCGACGGCCATCATCGATGTGGCTACGTTGACAGGCGGTGTCCTTGTCGCACTCGGTACGGACGTGACGGGCTGTCTGACGAATGATGATACACTTTATCGCTCACTTGAAACAGCTAGCCGTGAGACGAATGAACTCGTGTGGCAGATGCCGTACTTTGATGTTTTCATCGACAAGGTGAGAAAATCGGAAGTTGCCGATTTGAACAACTCACCAGGTCGTTTCGGACATATGATTTTTGGTGGCGCGTTTGTCGGTGAGTTTGTCGGAGATACACCGTGGCTACATCTCGATATTGCGGGAACGAGCGAACGTGCGGCAGCGAATGACCTCGGTCCGAAGGGGCCGACTGGTGTCATGGTTCGGACACTCGCACGGATGATTGAATCGTGGGAGCGGTAA
- a CDS encoding aldo/keto reductase, whose amino-acid sequence MEQTIQLNHGQKAIPAIGLGVFKVEDGGAVIDAVVEAIRQGYRHIDTAAVYRNEEGVGVGLRKGMEIANISRDDLFITSKLWNADQGYDSAIAAYEASLERLGLERLDLYLIHWPVEDKMIESWRALETLYREGRVGAVGVSNFQIHHLETLAANSDLVPAVNQVERHPLLRQSELATYMNEHGIVPVAWAPLMQGGLFEEPTLLEVAKEVERSVAQVILRWHLQTGWVIIPKSIKPHRIEENFSLYDFELSEEQMNRIDTLDRHKRVGPDPDDFDF is encoded by the coding sequence ATGGAGCAAACGATTCAACTTAATCACGGACAAAAAGCGATTCCGGCCATTGGGCTCGGCGTGTTCAAAGTAGAAGATGGAGGCGCGGTCATCGATGCGGTCGTCGAGGCGATTCGCCAAGGATACCGACATATCGATACGGCAGCTGTATATAGAAATGAAGAAGGAGTCGGTGTCGGCCTTCGTAAAGGGATGGAAATCGCAAATATTTCCCGGGATGATTTGTTCATCACATCGAAACTATGGAACGCCGATCAAGGTTATGATTCTGCCATCGCCGCGTATGAAGCTTCACTCGAACGACTTGGATTAGAAAGACTTGATTTATATTTGATTCATTGGCCGGTCGAAGACAAAATGATCGAGAGCTGGCGTGCCCTTGAGACATTATATCGAGAGGGACGTGTCGGAGCAGTCGGAGTGAGTAACTTCCAGATTCACCACCTCGAGACATTGGCTGCGAACAGTGATCTCGTTCCAGCTGTGAACCAAGTCGAGCGGCATCCGTTGCTTCGTCAATCCGAATTGGCAACGTACATGAATGAACATGGAATCGTACCGGTCGCTTGGGCGCCGCTTATGCAAGGTGGATTGTTCGAAGAGCCGACTTTACTGGAAGTCGCGAAAGAAGTGGAGCGTTCTGTCGCTCAAGTGATTTTACGCTGGCATCTACAGACGGGATGGGTCATCATTCCGAAATCGATTAAACCGCATCGAATCGAAGAAAACTTCAGCTTGTATGACTTTGAGCTGAGCGAAGAGCAAATGAATCGTATCGATACGCTCGATCGACATAAGCGTGTCGGTCCGGACCCGGACGATTTCGATTTCTAA
- the ptsP gene encoding phosphoenolpyruvate--protein phosphotransferase, translated as MSHIKGIGASAGIAVAKAFVMETPSFDIPSHKIEDVAAEKARFQDAIAQSKTELEQIREHTLRELGPDKAEIFSAHLLIVEDPEIVSQVNEKIESENMNAAKALDEVAQTMIMIFESMDNEYMRERAADVRDVTKRVMAHILGVTFVTPASISEEVIIIAEDLTPSDTAQLNRKYVRGFATNIGGRTSHSAIMSRSLEIPAVVGTKVALEEIKNGDLVIIDGTEGDVFVNPSEDLVKEYEGKRADFEAYKEELKQLVNEESITADGHKVKLAANIGTPNDLEGVLKNGSDAIGLYRTEFLYMDSETFPTEEEQYTAYKTVIEGMEGKQVVIRTLDIGGDKELSYLDLPKEMNPFLGYRAIRLCLEETDLFRTQLRALLRASAHGNLAIMFPMIATLEEFRAAKALLLEEEAKLKEEGIEVGQYETGMMVEIPSTAVMAKQFAKEVDFFSVGTNDLIQYTMAADRMNEKVSYLYQPFNPAILNLLHNVITEAHKAGKWVGMCGEMAGEELAIPILLGLGLDEFSMSASSVLRARSLVKRLTKTETESIVNEVLNMDTAEEVVNFLSEKFDIKK; from the coding sequence ATGTCACACATTAAAGGTATTGGTGCATCTGCAGGGATTGCAGTTGCAAAAGCATTCGTCATGGAGACACCTTCATTCGATATCCCATCACACAAGATTGAAGATGTCGCTGCTGAAAAGGCTCGTTTCCAAGATGCAATCGCACAGTCTAAAACTGAGCTTGAACAAATCCGCGAACATACGCTTCGTGAACTTGGTCCAGACAAAGCCGAGATTTTCTCAGCTCACCTTTTAATTGTTGAGGACCCAGAAATCGTATCGCAAGTGAACGAGAAAATTGAAAGCGAAAACATGAACGCTGCGAAAGCGCTTGACGAAGTCGCACAAACGATGATCATGATTTTCGAATCGATGGATAATGAGTACATGCGCGAACGTGCAGCTGACGTTCGTGACGTGACAAAACGTGTCATGGCTCATATTCTTGGGGTGACATTCGTGACACCTGCTTCGATTTCAGAGGAAGTCATCATCATCGCCGAAGACTTGACGCCTTCAGATACGGCACAACTTAACCGTAAGTACGTCAGAGGATTTGCGACAAACATCGGTGGACGCACATCTCACTCTGCCATCATGTCACGTTCACTCGAAATTCCAGCAGTCGTTGGGACGAAAGTGGCTCTTGAAGAAATCAAAAATGGTGACCTCGTCATCATCGACGGGACGGAAGGTGACGTGTTCGTCAACCCTTCAGAAGACCTCGTCAAAGAGTATGAAGGCAAACGTGCTGACTTCGAGGCTTACAAAGAAGAGTTGAAGCAACTCGTCAACGAAGAGTCTATTACAGCGGACGGCCATAAAGTGAAGCTTGCAGCGAACATCGGGACACCGAACGACTTAGAGGGCGTCTTGAAAAACGGTTCGGACGCAATCGGGCTTTACCGTACCGAGTTCTTATATATGGACTCTGAAACGTTCCCGACAGAAGAAGAACAATACACGGCATATAAAACGGTTATTGAAGGGATGGAAGGCAAGCAGGTCGTCATCCGTACACTCGACATCGGTGGAGATAAAGAATTGTCATACCTTGACCTACCAAAAGAGATGAACCCATTCCTCGGCTATCGTGCGATTCGCCTTTGCCTTGAGGAAACAGACTTGTTCCGGACGCAACTTCGCGCCCTTCTCCGCGCATCGGCTCACGGTAACCTCGCCATCATGTTCCCGATGATTGCGACACTCGAAGAGTTCCGCGCAGCGAAAGCCCTTCTCCTTGAAGAAGAAGCGAAGTTGAAAGAAGAAGGAATCGAAGTCGGTCAATATGAAACAGGAATGATGGTCGAGATCCCATCGACGGCTGTCATGGCGAAGCAATTCGCAAAAGAAGTCGACTTCTTCTCAGTCGGTACGAACGACTTGATTCAATACACGATGGCGGCTGACCGCATGAACGAAAAAGTTTCTTACTTGTACCAACCGTTCAACCCTGCCATCTTGAACCTCCTCCACAACGTCATCACGGAAGCACATAAAGCCGGCAAATGGGTCGGAATGTGTGGCGAGATGGCTGGAGAAGAACTCGCGATTCCAATCCTTCTCGGTCTTGGACTCGATGAATTCTCAATGTCAGCTTCAAGCGTCCTTCGTGCACGTAGCCTCGTGAAGCGCTTGACGAAGACAGAAACAGAATCAATCGTCAACGAAGTCCTCAATATGGACACAGCTGAAGAAGTCGTGAACTTCCTTAGCGAAAAGTTTGACATCAAAAAATAA